From Methanocella paludicola SANAE, a single genomic window includes:
- a CDS encoding DUF1894 domain-containing protein has protein sequence MACLNDYDYDILLSHQTYAESEKFILSKYWETYYVEPGYTVLNLRILGSEYVPIAVEDNTDNLILPYTKPCMGTFVVRIKHVPQEVERIRKSFERTITLKQWRKNVDESKAK, from the coding sequence ATGGCCTGCCTGAACGACTACGATTACGATATACTCTTATCGCACCAGACCTACGCCGAGTCCGAGAAGTTCATCCTCTCGAAATACTGGGAGACCTACTACGTGGAGCCCGGCTATACCGTGCTGAACCTCCGCATACTGGGCAGCGAGTACGTGCCCATCGCCGTCGAGGACAACACGGACAACCTGATCCTGCCCTACACGAAGCCCTGCATGGGCACCTTCGTCGTGCGCATCAAGCACGTACCCCAGGAAGTAGAGCGCATCCGGAAGAGCTTCGAGAGGACGATCACGCTCAAGCAGTGGCGTAAGAACGTCGACGAGTCTAAAGCAAAATAG
- a CDS encoding DUF2098 domain-containing protein encodes MEASESITANDLYGKPITVGATVKYVSTRTVGKVVEMKRENDKTWALLDKTRLYYDTRYLEVTAADATEEEDETAARVDMEEVEKKIRSMEDALKVKDINMDTSCEGGG; translated from the coding sequence ATGGAAGCGAGCGAAAGCATAACGGCCAACGACCTGTACGGCAAGCCCATAACCGTGGGGGCGACCGTCAAGTACGTCTCGACGAGGACCGTGGGCAAGGTCGTCGAAATGAAGCGGGAGAACGATAAGACCTGGGCGCTCCTGGATAAGACCCGCCTGTACTACGACACCCGCTACCTTGAGGTCACGGCCGCCGACGCCACCGAGGAAGAGGACGAGACCGCGGCCAGGGTCGACATGGAAGAGGTCGAGAAAAAAATTAGAAGCATGGAAGACGCCCTCAAGGTCAAGGACATCAACATGGACACGAGCTGCGAAGGCGGCGGATAA
- a CDS encoding YcaO-related McrA-glycine thioamidation protein, producing the protein MKLTLKKTPKGYTKDTHRVVPPEETLARVEKLLPGIGVTRVAEISGLDRIGIPVYSAIRPASAKGAISVYAGKGATPVEAKVSVMMEAIERYSSEFQKADKKRVVMGTFTDVSNGKVAVDPQKLILPGQLLPNVRLDWIDGYDLMNKKEVLLPCNAVFHPYLAPFKLFRSNTNGLASGNTMEEAIFHGLMEVVERDALSIAEATRDPGKEITITKKDGLAYELYAKFGKAGIDVKLWYLPTDSGIPTVLASTDDKELMDPSLLVMGVGTHMDARISVLRALTEVAQSRATQIQGAREDTDREKVVRTIGYERMKRMNRHWYGEGKETITLKELPDLSTDSHKGDIEKAVKMLKGCVAAVIVTDLTREDVGVPVVRVTVPGLEMYAIDHERIGPRCKRPVMRK; encoded by the coding sequence ATGAAGCTCACACTGAAAAAGACGCCAAAGGGCTACACGAAGGACACGCACCGCGTGGTGCCGCCCGAGGAGACGCTGGCCCGCGTGGAAAAGCTATTGCCGGGCATAGGCGTAACGAGGGTCGCGGAGATATCGGGCCTCGACCGCATCGGCATTCCGGTGTACTCGGCCATTCGCCCTGCTTCGGCCAAAGGCGCCATATCGGTCTATGCCGGGAAGGGGGCCACGCCCGTGGAGGCAAAGGTCTCGGTCATGATGGAGGCGATCGAGCGGTACTCCTCTGAGTTTCAGAAGGCCGATAAGAAGCGTGTCGTGATGGGCACGTTCACCGACGTATCCAATGGTAAGGTCGCTGTCGACCCGCAAAAGCTCATTTTGCCCGGCCAGCTTCTGCCTAACGTCCGGCTGGACTGGATCGACGGGTACGACCTCATGAATAAGAAAGAAGTGCTGCTGCCCTGTAACGCCGTTTTTCATCCATATCTTGCGCCGTTCAAGCTGTTCAGGAGTAACACGAACGGCCTTGCGTCCGGGAACACCATGGAGGAGGCCATCTTCCACGGCTTGATGGAAGTCGTGGAGAGGGACGCGTTATCTATCGCCGAGGCCACCAGGGACCCGGGCAAGGAGATCACGATCACGAAGAAGGACGGGCTCGCCTATGAGCTATACGCCAAATTCGGAAAGGCCGGCATCGACGTGAAGCTCTGGTACCTGCCCACCGACTCGGGCATACCTACCGTGCTCGCCTCTACGGACGATAAGGAGCTCATGGACCCATCATTACTGGTCATGGGCGTGGGCACCCATATGGACGCCCGCATCTCTGTCCTGCGCGCTTTAACGGAGGTGGCGCAGAGCCGGGCCACGCAGATCCAGGGCGCCCGGGAGGACACGGACCGGGAGAAGGTCGTCCGGACCATCGGCTACGAGCGCATGAAGCGCATGAACAGGCACTGGTATGGCGAGGGCAAGGAGACGATCACGCTCAAGGAATTGCCGGACCTGTCCACGGACTCGCACAAGGGCGACATCGAGAAGGCCGTGAAGATGCTCAAGGGCTGCGTCGCGGCCGTCATCGTCACCGACCTGACCCGCGAGGATGTCGGCGTGCCGGTAGTGCGCGTGACCGTGCCGGGCCTCGAGATGTACGCCATCGACCACGAGCGCATCGGCCCGCGCTGTAAGCGCCCCGTCATGAGAAAATGA